In one Kluyveromyces marxianus DMKU3-1042 DNA, complete genome, chromosome 4 genomic region, the following are encoded:
- a CDS encoding pseudouridine-metabolizing bifunctional protein: protein MLRSNMRLCSKRVGFRRYHLKISDEVKDALHNKRPIVSLESTIISHGLPYPQNIEMALAVEREIRRNGAVPATIAFIKGVPKVGLDATEIEQLAEYAQKGAINKVSRRDIAYTMANKLYGGTTISSTMILSEKAGISVFATGGLGGVHKGGELTLDVSADLEELGRTPVAVVCAGPKAILDIPRTMEYLETKGCMVATMGPKGTNVPGFYTRDSGVKSPYNFQSYAEAAQIIHSGNSFGLRSGYLLCCPPPKEVALDEHIINGIIEDACREAEYRGVAGKELTPFLLKEIALKTGGASVSCNISFVLNNASIASKIALELSRLQNTGQAAIDNEPLHLKSSQNDLASNKEEIKKKTYSAVIGSVALDTQCKLNSPKVYKFDSNPGKASNSIGGVGHNVALSANLSNRSSNHETVLISSVGDDYAAKAILSDFGMSKEGIYVDKTQSTAQYISLLTQDGELFIAGSDMDIATKIPLDHINEKIKSLNPNVVLVDANISVPVLQYLVTLRKELGFKLIFEPTSSAKASKIANIKNLGVYPNHDFDIITPTENELKAIHQAMDNAGKFDLDNWFPVLDSLKIDKNISIKNRANNKHLKYLLDVGIFQTASLLLPYFPRIIVKNGARGVYIFSIEKVNSPSKLQLLSQNSDFCMFAKGDVINGDQYGVLVENHAVPVRVDVSNVSGAGDTLVGVLLNELSINPSCLDIDDISRRKNCLDRAQLGAKLSIEDTETISKKLRHLP from the coding sequence ATGTTACGCTCAAATATGCGGTTGTGCTCTAAAAGGGTAGGCTTTCGGAGATATCATCTTAAAATATCTGATGAAGTGAAAGATGCACTGCATAATAAAAGACCAATTGTGTCTCTTGAATCCACGATAATTTCCCATGGACTACCATATCCCCAAAATATTGAGATGGCATTGGCAGTTGAACGTGAAATTAGGAGAAATGGTGCGGTTCCTGCAACAATTGCGTTTATCAAGGGTGTTCCTAAGGTTGGTTTGGATGCAACAGAGATAGAGCAGTTAGCAGAATATGCTCAGAAGGGTGCTATCAATAAGGTATCAAGACGTGATATTGCTTATACAATGGCCAATAAGCTATACGGAGGGACTACAATCTCGAGCACTATGATTTTATCGGAGAAGGCTGGCATTTCTGTATTTGCAACCGGTGGATTAGGGGGTGTTCACAAGGGAGGAGAATTGACTCTTGATGTTAGTGCAGATTTAGAAGAACTTGGAAGAACTCCAGTTGCGGTGGTATGCGCTGGGCCTAAGGCAATTTTAGATATTCCTAGGACTATGGAGTATCTAGAGACGAAAGGTTGTATGGTTGCCACAATGGGTCCCAAGGGCACTAACGTGCCAGGATTCTACACAAGAGACTCAGGTGTCAAGTCTCCATACAATTTCCAGTCATATGCTGAGGCAGCGCAAATTATCCATTCGGGCAACAGTTTTGGTCTACGCTCGGGGTATCTCCTTTGTTGTCCTCCCCCAAAGGAAGTTGCTTTAGATGAGCACATCATCAACGGTATTATAGAAGACGCTTGTAGGGAAGCGGAATACAGAGGGGTTGCAGGTAAGGAATTGACCCcatttttgttgaaagaaatcgCATTGAAAACCGGAGGGGCTTCTGTAAGCTGTAACATCTCTTTTGTGTTAAATAATGCCAGTATTGCTTCCAAGATAGCTCTTGAATTATCTAGATTGCAGAATACTGGCCAGGCAGCAATAGATAATGAACCTTTACATTTGAAATCTTCACAGAATGATTTGGCATCTAACAAGgaggaaataaaaaagaaaacatatTCAGCAGTAATTGGTTCCGTTGCACTTGACACGCAATGTAAACTAAACAGCCCAAAAGTATACAAGTTTGACTCAAACCCTGGGAAGGCATCAAACTCTATAGGAGGAGTTGGTCACAATGTGGCACTAAGTGCTAACCTCAGTAATAGAAGCTCTAACCATGAAACTGTTCTAATTAGCAGTGTTGGTGATGATTATGCTGCTAAGGCTATATTATCGGATTTTGGAATGTCCAAGGAAGGAATCTATGTAGACAAGACTCAGAGCACTGCCCAATACATTTCTTTACTTACTCAAGATGGCGAGCTCTTTATAGCAGGTTCAGACATGGATATTGCAACAAAAATACCTTTGGATCATATTAATGAGAAAATTAAATCTTTAAATCCAAATGTGGTACTAGTGGATGCAAATATTTCAGTTCCAGTACTGCAATATCTTGTAACTCTAAGAAAAGAGCTTGGGTTCAAACTTATCTTCGAACCAACATCTTCTGCAAAGGCTAGTAAGATAGCGAACATCAAAAACCTCGGGGTGTACCCAAATCATGACTTTGACATAATAACACCAACAGAGAATGAATTGAAAGCCATTCACCAAGCAATGGACAATGCTGGGAAATTTGATCTAGACAATTGGTTTCCTGTTTTAGATTCCCTTAAAATCGACAAGAATATAAGTATTAAGAACAGAGCAAATAACAAGCATCTAAAGTATCTCTTAGATGTGGGAATATTCCAAACTGCATCTTTATTACTTCCCTACTTTCCAAGAATTATTGTTAAAAATGGCGCAAGAGGGGTGTATATTTTCTCCATTGAGAAAGTAAATTCGCCATCTAAGTTGCAGCTGCTATCACAGAATAGCGACTTCTGTATGTTTGCCAAGGGTGATGTTATTAACGGTGACCAGTACGGTGTCCTAGTTGAAAATCATGCCGTGCCAGTTCGTGTTGACGTTTCTAACGTGTCTGGTGCTGGGGATACGTTAGTAGGTGTTTTATTAAATGAACTCTCCATTAATCCTTCCTGCTTGGACATAGATGATATCAGTCGTAGAAAGAATTGTTTGGACAGGGCTCAACTAGGAGCCAAACTCAGTATTGAAGATACTGAAACTATTAGTAAAAAACTAAGACATTTACCGTAA
- the TTI2 gene encoding Tti2p — protein MNKTILAFSQALENDKLKVPEDELLQEVIDQYRNYTNLNKEEWFVDGLVGLCYFALQKREIINVVDAYLQQNGDELIPILISKLKPMLVKADGVSSGNLTASGRRKIESSSTKYGLQPRLGFEETFGESKWEEWRLNGGIRGIGLFYMIVRNLKKRDISTNLPWISPGILNIIDDTTVGADNVRLYGILLLQELLRSILKSDENNKYTFSFKDTGLHQIYEPILTGLLYHLPPSSTAEETLRIWEVTYPTLQLLLEVEAFGNTDEYRTKLGQMFSETILQLTIPRIGLEHVALAQWILSYCERIISILEQDSTIYLQRILYVLGEYYFRNPFITLNMEVLEQSLHIVETLCHQALPESIRNQQYDILACILLTYEKCSTEGALTPNISSKCKKLLKLLESLGCDFQNDIAHLRKRKSLIDLFQQ, from the coding sequence ATGAATAAGACTATATTGGCGTTTTCGCAAGCGTTGGAAAATGATAAGCTAAAAGTtccagaagatgaattATTGCAAGAGGTTATTGATCAGTACAGAAACTACACGAATTtaaataaagaagaatggtTTGTTGATGGTCTAGTTGGACTATGCTACTTTGCATTGCAGAAACGTGAGATCATTAATGTTGTAGATGCctatcttcaacaaaatgGTGACGAATTAATTCCAATACTAATATCCAAGTTGAAACCAATGTTGGTTAAAGCAGATGGCGTTAGTAGTGGAAACTTAACAGCGTCTGGGCGGCGGAAAATAGAAAGCTCTAGTACCAAATATGGTTTACAACCTAGATTAGGTTTTGAAGAGACTTTTGGAGAGTCCAAATGGGAGGAATGGAGGTTAAATGGTGGTATTCGAGGCATTGGGTTGTTCTACATGATAGTAAGGAACTTAAAGAAACGAGATATATCTACTAACTTACCTTGGATCAGCCCTGGGATTCTAAATATCATAGACGATACTACTGTTGGTGCAGATAATGTGAGATTATATGGAATACTCTTATTACAAGAGTTATTACGCAGTATCCTGAAATCTGACGAGAATAATAAATACACCTTCTCTTTTAAAGATACAGGTCTTCACCAGATATATGAACCCATACTAACAGGTCTACTGTATCATCTTCCTCCATCGAGCACCGCAGAGGAAACTCTCAGAATATGGGAAGTAACATACCCTACCCTTCAATTACTATTAGAAGTCGAAGCTTTCGGAAATACCGACGAGTACAGAACAAAGTTGGGCCAGATGTTCTCAGAAACCATTCTACAGCTCACAATTCCCAGAATTGGTCTAGAACATGTTGCTCTCGCGCAATGGATTTTAAGCTACTGTGAAAGAATAATCTCAATCTTAGAACAAGATTCCACAATTTATCTCCAAAGGATATTGTACGTTCTTGGGGAGTACTATTTCAGAAATCCATTTATTACATTGAACATGGAAGTATTAGAGCAATCTTTGCACATAGTGGAAACCTTATGCCACCAGGCTCTTCCTGAAAGCATACGTAACCAGCAGTACGATATATTAGCATGCATTCTCCTAACATATGAAAAGTGTAGCACAGAAGGAGCTTTGACACCGaacatttcttcaaaatgCAAGAAGCTACTCAAGCTATTGGAATCACTCGGATGTGATTTCCAAAACGATATTGCACATTTGCGCAAACGCAAATCGCTCATAGATTTATTTCAACAGTAA
- the TIM8 gene encoding protein transporter TIM8 translates to MSSISQTDLANLDDGSKKEIMNFLESENSKQKVQMSIHQFTNLCFKNCITNVHNADLSSQEEQCLNNCVNRFLDTNIRIVKGLQSIQ, encoded by the coding sequence ATGTCTTCCATTTCTCAAACTGACCTAGCTAACTTGGATGACGGATCCAAGAAGGAGATTATGAACTTTTTGGAGTCTGAGAACTCCAAGCAAAAGGTCCAAATGTCTATCCATCAGTTTACGAATCTATGTTTCAAGAACTGTATTACCAATGTCCATAACGCAGACTTGTCGTCCCAAGAAGAGCAATGTTTAAACAACTGTGTCAACAGATTTTTGGATACTAACATCAGAATTGTCAAAGGTTTGCAGTCTATTCAGTGA
- the MCM22 gene encoding Mcm22p: MEQEQPNVYRQALQKEIIAKQELLKEAREACTRLTESQNINSVSGKVWEQLTYRQMYTPNRSDPIGIAYLNQNLRMENEQSLLNDTEMKLKAMVDRQKSFNEDLKSVIAKLEGKYQKGINSETRNDNDTKAADVNMRINEVRTKIYALIKNNMAVDISGPDFPVEQATEKLTGLLNRLLEGDETLSVRDFEPHCMHFFRLLDKAYLLEKKEVDGDVYLRLEEFF, from the coding sequence ATGGAACAAGAGCAACCAAATGTATATAGACAAGCTTTgcagaaagaaataattgCTAAACAGGAGTTATTGAAGGAAGCCAGAGAGGCATGTACTCGCCTCACAGAATCTCAGAATATTAATTCTGTGTCTGGAAAAGTGTGGGAACAACTGACTTATAGACAAATGTACACTCCGAATCGATCAGATCCAATTGGAATAGCTTATTTGAACCAGAACCTGCGCATGGAAAATGAGCAGTCATTGTTAAACGATACTGAAATGAAGTTGAAAGCAATGGTGGATAGACAGAAAAGTTTTAATGAAGATCTAAAGTCAGTAATAGCTAAATTAGAGGGGAAGTATCAAAAAGGCATCAATTCTGAAACGAGGAATGACAATGACACTAAGGCCGCTGACGTGAATATGAGGATAAATGAAGTTAGGACGAAAATATACGCCCTgatcaaaaataatatggcTGTGGATATCTCAGGTCCCGACTTTCCCGTGGAACAGGCTACCGAGAAACTGACAGGGTTGCTAAATAGACTCTTGGAAGGAGATGAAACTCTCAGTGTAAGGGACTTTGAACCACATTGCATGCATTTTTTCCGTTTATTAGACAAAGCATATCTActcgaaaaaaaagaagttgatggAGACGTTTATTTACGGCTAGAGGAATTTTTTTAG
- the RIX1 gene encoding Rix1p, whose product MSSNDVPLSLLAKAIEEAEGAQFRSILHTLRSPNYVDQSLLKGDLSVFVAKLLKLLRSSEPYQIWKGCHAVSVLCTYNPVVLCSQANQLLTVLYTRLESFVEYYKETSQSKARLATLKTLTKTVDIMMDLIRGKPTLTREALTPKLNSIIPLLITLSQYETALCLPILKKLLLQNTTTFKPFANKYRVILTNLITKEFQLHDDETQRMICDNFALLHLIKQTAQKVDENQEHHKSSPDEHWRSGLYSILCQFKPLILLCGEMLDFSVDKELLRLVESLPTQKNETDSKNQLFGPLAIDMNESFTLWEILYRVEVLSKLLISFISLPTPFPLRIPLHGIISVCEALLMLTTNYLPLKRGLRRESELTAVIASVLRSLQYQGILVLQTVVKCYGTDILYYYSSILSSLELFIPIKSKGNTIDYDKVELMKHEFFGLLSLMNLLSKRLGHKVSEMDLFTKLTDITLRLTEDKSTLGRFYASVNDSKTIKQTTKQKKDFNKMAGAMSDVYSHPKQFINKTELTWYDEANNFLSMVIKNWKLPSTQQVSIIKYAVITSMTLKEHIGYIPQSFEDLLTTLVLQPGNERISILPIAVGLLKGTDNKVLDILCNPRLPFVSILNLNASALNKDARTQLKMPQEDDSEDVSDNESNTNADQEVVENAEIPVSNPITAEETETTTSYKPQSIVSDPSQLLKKRSVEETVTENEDQETKRSRIEPTVQVEPTPAVEPVPIAEPAPIVQPTVSKNNEGPSSDSDSDSEIEIPALNVSDDEDEDDE is encoded by the coding sequence ATGTCGTCAAACGATGTGCCATTAAGTTTATTGGCGAAGGCTATTGAGGAAGCGGAAGGTGCTCAATTTCGCTCCATTTTGCACACTTTAAGATCTCCTAACTATGTTGATCAGTCTTTGTTGAAAGGTGATTTGAGCGTGTTTGTTGcaaagttgttgaagttgttgAGATCTAGCGAACCATATCAAATCTGGAAAGGTTGCCATGCTGTCTCGGTCTTGTGCACTTATAACCCAGTTGTTCTCTGCTCTCAAGCAAATCAGCTGTTGACTGTCTTATACACTAGGTTAGAATCCTTTGTTGAATACTATAAAGAAACTTCGCAATCAAAAGCTCGCTTGGCAACGTTGAAGACCTTAACTAAAACGGTTGATATAATGATGGATTTGATCAGAGGGAAACCAACATTGACAAGAGAAGCGTTAACCCCAAAGCTCAACTCAATTATTCCATTATTAATCACCCTAAGTCAATACGAAACAGCATTGTGTCTAccaattttgaaaaagctATTACTGCAAAACACCACCACGTTTAAACCATTCGCTAATAAATACCGTGTGATTTTGACCAACTTAATCACCAAAGAGTTCCAACTACATGATGACGAAACCCAAAGAATGATATGTGACAACTTTGCCTTATTACACttaataaaacaaactgCCCAAAAAGTTGACGAAAATCAAGAACATCACAAATCTTCTCCAGATGAACACTGGAGATCTGGGTTATATTCTATCCTCTGCCAATTTAAACCATTAATATTGTTGTGTGGTGAGATGCTAGACTTTTCTGTAGACAAGGAACTATTGAGACTAGTCGAATCATTGCCAACtcaaaaaaatgaaacTGATAGCAAGAATCAATTATTTGGACCGCTAGCTATAGACATGAACGAATCCTTTACTCTATGGGAAATCCTTTACAGAGTTGAGGTTTTATCGAAATTACTAATATCTTTCATATCATTACCAACTCCATTCCCATTAAGAATTCCTTTGCATGGTATTATCAGTGTCTGCGAGGCTCTATTAATGCTAACAACTAACTATCTTCCACTAAAGCGTGGCTTACGTCGTGAATCAGAACTCACTGCTGTCATCGCTTCAGTTTTACGCAGTCTACAATATCAAGGTATTTTAGTTTTACAAACTGTTGTTAAATGTTACGGTACAGATATCTTATATTATTACTCTTCCatattatcatcattggAACTTTTCATTCCAATTAAGTCCAAGGGCAATACAATTGATTACGATAAGGTTGAATTGATGAAGCACGAGTTTTTTGGTCTCTTGTCGCTAATGAATTTGCTTTCTAAACGACTAGGTCATAAGGTGAGCGAGATGGATTTATTCACCAAATTAACAGATATCACTCTTCGTTTAACAGAAGATAAGTCCACCCTTGGTAGATTTTACGCATCAGTTAATGATTCTAAGACTATCAAACAGACCacaaagcaaaagaaagattttAATAAGATGGCCGGTGCTATGTCGGATGTGTATTCGCACCCTAAACAATTCATCAATAAGACTGAATTGACATGGTATGACGAGGCAAATAACTTTTTGTCAATGGTCATTAAAAACTGGAAACTTCCATCTACCCAGCAAGTCAGTATTATCAAGTATGCTGTGATAACTTCAATGACCTTGAAGGAGCACATTGGCTATATACCACAATCTTTCGAAGACCTATTGACCACCTTAGTGTTACAACCAGGTAATGAAAGAATTTCTATCCTACCAATTGCAGTAGGTCTATTGAAGGGTACTGACAACAAGGTTCTAGATATTTTGTGCAACCCGAGACTACCATTTGTCTCTATTTTGAACCTTAACGCTTCTGCTTTAAATAAGGATGCCAGAACACAACTCAAGATGCCACAAGAGGATGACTCAGAGGATGTATCAGATAATGAATCAAACACAAATGCAGATCAGGAGGTTGTTGAAAACGCCGAGATACCTGTTTCAAATCCGATtacagcagaagaaactgAAACAACTACTTCTTACAAGCCGCAATCTATTGTTTCTGACCCATCGCAACTTCTCAAGAAGCGTAGCGTTGAGGAAACAGTTACTGAGAATGAGGATCAAGAAACCAAGCGTTCAAGAATTGAACCTACTGTGCAGGTTGAACCAACCCCTGCTGTTGAACCTGTTCCTATTGCTGAACCTGCTCCTATCGTTCAGCCTACCGTATCCAAGAATAATGAAGGTCCAAGTTCTGATTCAGACTCTGACtctgaaattgaaattccGGCACTTAACGTAAgtgacgatgaagatgaagacgatgaatAA
- the SGM1 gene encoding Sgm1p: protein MEKLSVQERLNLAAKAKSKNRKKNKRVTSPGVAEPTPEIDKVDSHDAEGLQNNETEYKKTEEDSDDALREFYGKLLHMETDSLLELDSITLLRKLYPIIKEPELPSSENPSDSSLIKLIKEKDEKIEALTKEGESLSKKELVQSDKIKKLNKTIKELESDFGIKLDELQDVKTQVNVLENTNQSLMTSLKDTESQLDSLNKKYENLKKEYDDHMDNEYATKKAELKKLGEENTVLKEKLAAMVNNEAKLQKSFDTKYKALEEVSAEEVNRLEIRLEQLRIDLENATTTSNATGLKSSGPDFNSYEKLQSQYKSAVQELEERNKSFASIEYALTEQCESLKRDKAEAEGTIESLNNELSNLKESHSSFISQVAQLTKKNHELTNSLAKVQDELSNNQKKLEDLTDDYETLKKQHEIQKTQLERALSMKPTIPTEAQSKESENLKRDSNNNFNFLQEDPMTKWNLNHEGLDSIDPLDGEDIDNNSAASFSFEKDLDIPEEAADLELMKKGSTDLSLNLNSTQLRTNTGRDSHSYANNTNLQMVTKLGGEIRRLETELLSMKDAYNKLMEEKEEANEEISRLLESNEEVETLKVNNSKLSQQIEQLENKQSTLLQLLGEKSERVEELENDVADLKDLMRTQVQQIVQLQEQLG, encoded by the coding sequence ATGGAAAAATTATCGGTGCAAGAGCGTTTAAACCTCGCTGCTAAAGCTAAATCGAAgaatagaaagaagaataagagAGTTACTTCGCCCGGAGTAGCCGAACCTACTCCTGAAATTGATAAGGTAGATTCACACGATGCAGAAGGATTGCAAAATAATGAAACCGAATATAAGAAGACTGAAGAGGATTCTGATGATGCATTAAGAGAATTTTATGGCAAACTCTTGCACATGGAAACAGACAGTTTGCTTGAGTTAGATAGCATCACCCTTTTAAGAAAGTTATATCCTATTATTAAGGAACCTGAATTACCGTCTTCTGAGAATCCCTCAGATTCAAGTTTGATCAAACTAATTAAGGAAAAAGACGAGAAAATCGAAGCTCTTACTAAAGAGGGCGAGTCGCTATCGAAGAAAGAGTTAGTACAGTCTGATAAAATTAAGAAGCTAAATAAGACAATCAAAGAATTGGAATCTGATTTTGGTATCAAACTTGATGAACTACAGGATGTAAAAACCCAGGTAAATGTCTTGGAAAATACAAATCAATCCTTGATGACTTCCTTGAAAGATACGGAGTCACAATTAGATAGCCTCAACAAGAAATAtgaaaatttgaaaaaggagTATGATGATCATATGGATAACGAATATGCAACGAAAAAAgcagaattgaagaaattgggTGAAGAGAACACtgtgttgaaagaaaagttagCAGCTATGGTGAATAATGAAGCCAAACTACAAAAATCATTCGATACAAAGTATAAAGCCTTAGAAGAAGTCTcagcagaagaagttaaTAGGTTAGAAATAAGGTTAGAACAATTACGAattgatttggaaaatgCAACCACTACTTCTAATGCTACTGGGCTAAAGAGTAGCGGTCCTGATTTCAACTCGTACGAAAAACTCCAGTCACAATACAAATCCGCTGTTCAAGAACTAGAAGAAAGGAATAAAAGCTTTGCAAGCATTGAATATGCTTTAACAGAACAATGTGAATCACTAAAAAGAGATAAAGCCGAAGCCGAAGGAACAATTGAGTCATTAAACAATGAGCTATCAAATCTAAAAGAATCACATAGCTCATTTATTTCACAGGTAGCTCAATTgactaaaaaaaatcatGAGCTAACAAACAGTTTGGCAAAAGTTCAAGATGAACTATCAAATaaccaaaagaaattgGAGGACCTGACGGATGATTATGAAactttaaaaaaacaacacgAAATTCAGAAGACTCAATTAGAGAGAGCTTTGAGCATGAAACCAACTATACCCACAGAGGCTCAAAGCAAAGAATCcgaaaacttgaaaagagaCTCTAATAAcaattttaattttctaCAGGAAGATCCAATGACTAAATGGAATCTTAATCATGAAGGTCTGGATAGCATTGATCCATTAGATGGAGAAgatattgataataattcCGCGGcaagtttttctttcgaaAAAGACCTTGATATACCAGAGGAAGCAGCAGATCTTGAGTTAATGAAAAAAGGCTCTACTGATTTATctttaaatttaaattcTACACAATTAAGAACGAATACAGGGCGCGATTCGCATTCTTACGCCAACAATACAAACTTGCAAATGGTTACTAAACTTGGAGGTGAGATTAGACGTTTAGAAACAGAGTTGCTATCGATGAAAGACGCATACAATAAACtaatggaagaaaaagaagaagccaaCGAAGAAATATCTCGTTTGTTAGAGAGTAacgaagaagttgaaaccCTCAAGGTTAACAATTCCAAACTTTCACAACAAATAGAACAATTGGAGAATAAACAAAGCACCCTTCTTCAGTTACTAGGAGAAAAATCCGAACGTGTAgaagagttggaaaatgATGTAGCAGACTTAAAAGATTTAATGAGAACTCAGGTTCAacaaattgttcaattaCAAGAGCAGTTAGGATAA